The Aquiluna sp. KACHI24 genome contains a region encoding:
- a CDS encoding DUF3073 domain-containing protein, with amino-acid sequence MGRGRQKAKNTKVARELKYYSPATDYSALEAELAKKAESDNVEYVDKWADLYDDEPESDEDREVELDRD; translated from the coding sequence ATGGGGCGTGGCCGTCAAAAAGCTAAGAACACCAAGGTTGCTCGCGAGCTGAAGTACTACAGCCCAGCCACCGACTATTCAGCACTCGAAGCCGAGCTCGCCAAAAAAGCCGAATCAGACAACGTTGAATACGTTGACAAGTGGGCAGACCTCTATGACGACGAGCCTGAATCAGACGAGGACCGCGAAGTCGAGCTAGACCGCGACTAA
- the purM gene encoding phosphoribosylformylglycinamidine cyclo-ligase yields the protein MTNPYAAAGVDTEAGDKAVELMKAAVSATHNSLVLGGVGGFAGMIDAGFLKNYEHPILATSTDGVGTKVAIAQAIDKHDTIGQDLVGMVVDDIVVSGARSLFMTDYIATGKLHPQRIADIVRGIANACKAVDVALVGGETAEHPGLLAEDEYDVAGAAVGVVEKSKMLGAHRVQVGDVVLGMRASGLHSNGYSLVRKIVADRGLKYTDSVPEFSRSLGEELLEPTALYTGVLNQILENPAFAGQVSTLSHITGGGIAANLSRVLPQTVSLDVERSSWNPNPVFSVLADWAGLELTALEGTWNLGLGFAAVVRSGSAAQISASLESLGVETWQLGVIESTPCDAELPGYISEAKGVRGGAVRMVGSYAR from the coding sequence ATGACTAACCCATATGCCGCAGCTGGTGTAGACACCGAAGCTGGAGATAAAGCAGTGGAGCTTATGAAGGCCGCGGTTTCGGCCACTCATAATTCACTGGTGCTCGGTGGGGTGGGTGGCTTTGCCGGAATGATCGATGCTGGTTTTCTAAAGAACTACGAGCATCCAATCCTCGCCACCTCAACCGATGGAGTTGGCACCAAGGTTGCGATTGCTCAGGCAATCGATAAGCACGACACCATCGGCCAGGATTTGGTCGGCATGGTGGTTGACGACATTGTGGTCTCCGGCGCTCGCAGTTTGTTTATGACCGACTACATCGCAACCGGCAAGCTCCACCCGCAGCGCATCGCCGATATCGTTCGGGGTATTGCAAATGCTTGCAAGGCTGTTGACGTTGCTCTTGTTGGAGGCGAAACCGCCGAGCACCCAGGGTTGTTGGCCGAGGATGAATACGACGTTGCCGGTGCTGCGGTTGGCGTGGTTGAGAAGTCCAAGATGCTCGGAGCCCACCGAGTCCAGGTCGGCGATGTGGTGCTTGGAATGCGCGCCTCAGGTTTGCATTCAAATGGATACTCGTTGGTTCGCAAGATTGTCGCTGACCGCGGCTTGAAGTACACCGACTCGGTACCAGAGTTTTCCAGATCACTTGGCGAGGAGCTGTTAGAGCCAACCGCGCTATATACGGGTGTGCTGAACCAGATCTTGGAAAACCCAGCATTCGCGGGGCAGGTTTCAACCCTGAGTCACATCACCGGTGGTGGTATTGCGGCAAACCTTTCGAGAGTATTGCCACAAACTGTCTCGCTAGATGTTGAGCGCTCCAGCTGGAATCCAAACCCAGTCTTCTCCGTGCTAGCTGATTGGGCTGGGCTTGAGCTAACCGCACTTGAGGGCACCTGGAACCTCGGTCTTGGGTTCGCGGCTGTGGTTCGATCTGGATCTGCTGCTCAAATTTCGGCCTCCCTGGAGAGTCTCGGAGTTGAGACTTGGCAGCTTGGAGTAATCGAATCAACCCCATGTGATGCTGAACTGCCCGGTTACATCTCAGAGGCCAAGGGCGTTCGTGGTGGGGCAGTTCGAATGGTTGGTAGCTATGCCCGCTAA
- a CDS encoding CrcB family protein has translation MIAEWWFVPLVGIAGGLGAVLRSLLSNWKGALHFGLLTANVLAGAFLGLVLDTATFDQALFTLGIAGFAGGLSTFSGVSQSAWEFWHRGRLVQMLLTLITNILFPVTALLLVLWLL, from the coding sequence TTGATCGCCGAGTGGTGGTTCGTTCCGCTTGTGGGTATTGCAGGCGGACTTGGGGCCGTGCTCAGATCACTGCTTTCCAACTGGAAGGGTGCGCTGCACTTTGGCCTTCTGACAGCAAATGTTTTGGCCGGGGCCTTTTTGGGTTTGGTCTTAGACACCGCAACCTTTGATCAAGCCCTATTCACATTGGGTATCGCTGGGTTTGCCGGAGGGCTTTCAACCTTCTCCGGAGTATCGCAATCAGCTTGGGAGTTTTGGCATCGAGGTCGCCTGGTTCAGATGCTGCTTACCCTTATCACCAACATTTTGTTCCCGGTCACCGCGTTACTGTTGGTCCTCTGGCTTCTTTAG
- a CDS encoding FMN-binding protein, which yields MRTTTKFLNASLALSSILFAVNNALSVQPAVTPLPTLSQEPVAAPNPDTGATQGSTSNPATTGAAKPQAGAAKPSQSTTPQPTAPVAKTIVSDRIPYKYGEIQLQLTTSGGQITDISVLVGDMSYGRDVAYQTLVAATISTQGTNYGNVSGATFTTEAFKQAVQNALAKG from the coding sequence GTGAGAACAACGACGAAGTTTCTGAATGCCTCGCTAGCCCTGAGCTCGATTCTCTTTGCGGTGAATAATGCGCTCAGTGTTCAACCTGCTGTGACACCGCTGCCGACGCTGAGTCAAGAGCCTGTAGCGGCGCCAAATCCCGACACCGGTGCGACTCAGGGATCGACATCTAATCCAGCAACAACTGGCGCTGCAAAGCCGCAGGCCGGTGCAGCCAAACCTAGCCAATCAACGACCCCGCAACCCACTGCGCCAGTCGCCAAGACCATAGTTTCGGATCGAATCCCCTATAAATACGGTGAGATTCAGTTGCAGCTGACGACAAGTGGCGGGCAGATAACCGACATCAGTGTGCTGGTTGGCGATATGAGTTATGGCAGGGATGTGGCTTACCAGACCCTGGTGGCTGCCACGATTTCAACTCAAGGTACTAACTACGGCAATGTCTCCGGAGCCACCTTCACAACCGAAGCCTTCAAACAGGCCGTGCAGAATGCGCTAGCCAAGGGCTAG
- a CDS encoding CrcB family protein: MSGNWRMLGYVFLGGSLGTMLRYLIFEVINLNFDYPVGELTAIFVVNIFGSYFLGLTARHPYFQLEWCRNLWGVGFAGGFTTMSAVTLFVDYNFLTYEFAVMLFGGVMLYGIGYHQGRRVAKKRDT, translated from the coding sequence ATGTCCGGCAACTGGAGAATGCTCGGGTATGTGTTCCTTGGTGGCTCTTTGGGAACCATGCTTCGGTATTTAATCTTTGAGGTAATCAACCTAAATTTTGATTACCCAGTGGGTGAGCTGACGGCAATATTCGTGGTGAACATCTTCGGGTCCTACTTCCTAGGACTCACCGCCAGACACCCATACTTCCAACTCGAGTGGTGCAGAAACCTATGGGGTGTTGGTTTTGCCGGTGGCTTCACAACCATGAGTGCGGTGACTCTATTTGTTGACTACAACTTCCTCACCTATGAATTCGCAGTCATGCTCTTTGGTGGGGTAATGCTCTACGGCATTGGCTATCACCAGGGCCGTAGAGTCGCAAAGAAGCGTGACACTTGA
- a CDS encoding type II toxin-antitoxin system Phd/YefM family antitoxin, producing the protein MAQYSASQARANFNNVLELAKSEAVEIHKHGKPAVVILDAMQFEKLLDYIEDLEDTNTMLRYELDPESFGPSIPLEEVERELGLKPLQG; encoded by the coding sequence ATGGCCCAATATTCAGCTTCCCAAGCTAGAGCGAACTTCAACAACGTTCTCGAGCTTGCCAAATCCGAGGCTGTGGAAATTCATAAGCATGGAAAACCAGCCGTAGTTATTCTCGACGCCATGCAATTCGAAAAACTGCTGGACTACATCGAGGACCTAGAGGACACAAACACAATGCTGCGTTATGAACTCGACCCCGAATCTTTCGGTCCCTCGATCCCGCTCGAAGAGGTTGAGCGTGAGCTCGGACTCAAACCGCTACAAGGTTGA
- a CDS encoding ferredoxin reductase family protein: MNSTSGVLILGERKAVALQRQRDAVQSLGLWVPLIPVLLLIAFGDLRFGNLGESLSSTNRLLAVFGTALLMVHLALVARIPWIERILGLDKMTSAHKKLGKPLVGVLLAHMIASLAAFAAVSRISIWQAVTDLNLHYLSVGLATVGLLLMLVVTISSIRAARKVLSYEAWFLIHLTAHIAVAIAIPHQYELGTDLLAQPPVASFFTLLYAFVFGNMLVFKLITPLVMSFRSKLKIAKIQRLDERTIYVEISGKNLGSFDFQAGQFFMLRILTGKQWWRPHPFSLSHFDNQSLGFTIGIRGDDTSWLTENQVGTSVILEGPFGVFTELKRSKQDVVLMGSGIGITPILSLANTVAAQPGDVSILYRVSDLASAPLLSELEAVASERGHVLQVEAGPRGQGGVLSANSDSLNSNDASQMLSKFPKLHSSDIYICGPKPWTDKVLDTLDQLGVAKTQIHLEEFAW; encoded by the coding sequence ATGAACTCCACTTCAGGCGTGCTTATCCTGGGCGAACGAAAGGCCGTTGCACTGCAGCGGCAGCGCGATGCAGTGCAGTCGCTTGGATTGTGGGTGCCACTTATTCCAGTGCTGTTACTGATCGCCTTCGGCGACCTCCGCTTTGGCAATTTGGGTGAGAGTCTAAGCTCCACAAACCGCCTACTTGCGGTCTTCGGAACTGCACTGCTAATGGTGCACCTGGCATTGGTCGCAAGAATCCCCTGGATCGAAAGAATCCTCGGACTAGACAAGATGACATCCGCCCACAAAAAGTTGGGCAAGCCTTTGGTGGGGGTTCTATTAGCGCACATGATCGCCTCGCTGGCTGCTTTTGCAGCGGTCAGCAGAATCTCGATTTGGCAAGCCGTTACTGATTTAAACCTGCACTATCTCAGCGTCGGACTTGCCACAGTTGGTTTATTGCTGATGCTGGTGGTCACCATCAGCTCAATTCGAGCGGCTCGAAAAGTTTTGAGCTATGAGGCGTGGTTCTTGATTCACCTCACGGCCCACATAGCGGTTGCTATTGCAATCCCGCATCAATACGAACTGGGCACTGACCTGCTGGCCCAGCCACCGGTGGCAAGCTTCTTCACCCTGTTATACGCATTTGTATTTGGCAACATGCTCGTGTTCAAGCTGATTACCCCACTCGTCATGTCTTTCCGCAGCAAGCTCAAAATAGCCAAAATCCAAAGGCTCGACGAGCGCACAATTTACGTAGAGATCAGTGGTAAAAATCTCGGCAGCTTTGACTTTCAGGCCGGGCAATTTTTCATGCTCCGCATTTTGACCGGTAAACAGTGGTGGCGACCGCACCCATTCTCACTCTCACACTTCGACAATCAATCGCTTGGTTTCACCATCGGTATTCGTGGAGATGACACTTCTTGGCTGACTGAAAACCAGGTTGGCACGAGCGTGATTTTGGAGGGGCCGTTTGGAGTCTTCACCGAACTGAAGCGCTCCAAGCAAGACGTGGTTCTAATGGGTTCGGGCATTGGCATCACACCGATTCTTTCCCTGGCAAACACCGTCGCTGCGCAGCCAGGTGATGTCAGCATCCTCTATCGAGTCAGCGATCTAGCTAGTGCTCCACTACTGAGCGAACTGGAAGCGGTAGCCAGCGAGCGCGGCCACGTGCTGCAAGTTGAAGCTGGGCCGCGCGGTCAAGGTGGCGTGCTCTCCGCTAACAGTGACTCCCTAAACAGCAACGATGCCTCTCAGATGCTGAGCAAGTTTCCAAAGCTGCACTCGTCAGACATTTACATCTGTGGCCCAAAGCCATGGACTGACAAAGTGCTAGACACTCTCGATCAGCTGGGTGTTGCCAAAACTCAAATCCACCTCGAGGAGTTTGCCTGGTGA
- a CDS encoding FAD:protein FMN transferase: MTTKMTTEPNTHRIARECMGTFFLFQLQDPLSQVEAERMVDSAMEILDWADKKFSLYKTDSEISKLNRGDLGWGDASVEQIEVRELCEAWQSRTSGFFDARSGADYDPSGVVKVWAAARAASFLEANGIRSFTLNAGGDVYLSTELKRGMLTRVGLSAPRSIRAADAGANFVLELADTGFCAVATSGSAERGEHIWATSDVERFRQVSVIGSDYLAADVWATALIAGGSKALEKFRAQCQEENLVAVVTTADGSLITTSGFVDLLATI, from the coding sequence ATGACGACGAAGATGACGACTGAGCCAAACACTCATCGCATCGCTCGTGAATGCATGGGCACCTTCTTCCTATTTCAACTTCAGGATCCGTTGTCCCAAGTTGAGGCGGAGCGCATGGTCGACTCCGCGATGGAAATACTGGACTGGGCAGATAAAAAATTCAGCCTCTATAAAACTGACTCCGAGATTTCGAAGCTAAATCGCGGCGACCTCGGTTGGGGTGATGCAAGCGTCGAACAGATTGAAGTTCGAGAGTTGTGCGAGGCATGGCAGTCCAGAACATCAGGTTTCTTTGATGCTCGCTCTGGAGCTGACTATGACCCCTCTGGGGTGGTGAAGGTTTGGGCCGCAGCCAGAGCTGCAAGCTTCTTAGAGGCCAATGGGATTCGCAGTTTTACTCTTAATGCTGGCGGGGACGTGTATCTCTCGACAGAGCTAAAGCGCGGGATGTTGACCCGGGTTGGGCTCTCCGCCCCACGCTCTATTCGCGCCGCTGATGCCGGTGCCAACTTTGTGCTCGAACTTGCAGACACGGGTTTTTGTGCGGTTGCCACTAGTGGCTCAGCAGAGCGCGGTGAGCACATTTGGGCCACATCCGATGTTGAGCGCTTTAGGCAGGTGTCGGTCATCGGGTCCGATTACCTAGCGGCCGACGTCTGGGCGACCGCTTTGATTGCGGGTGGGTCGAAGGCCCTTGAGAAGTTTCGTGCTCAGTGCCAGGAAGAAAACCTAGTCGCGGTCGTCACCACGGCCGATGGTTCACTGATCACCACTTCAGGCTTTGTTGATCTACTGGCCACTATCTAG